GCGTGCCCGAGGACACCTCGATCATTCTGGTCGAGGCCGAACGGGTCGGCCCGGACGAGCCGTTGACACGCGAGAAGCTCTGCCCGGTCCTCGCCGTGCTGCGGGCGGAATCCGAGCAGCGGGGCTTCGACCTGGCCGCCGACATGGTCGCCTTCCACGGCCAGGGCCACACCGCTGTCATCCACACCCAGGACAAGGCACTGGCCGAGGCGTACGGCACCCGTATGAAGACGGTACGGGTCATCGTCAACGCGCCCTCCTCGCAGGGCGCGATCGGCGGCATCTACAACGGTCTGCTGCCGTCACTGACGCTCGGCTGCGGCTCCTGGGGCAGCACGTCGGTGTCGAACAACGTCTCCGCCGCCCAGCTGCTGAACATCAAGCGGGTCACCACCCGCCACAACAACCTGCAGTGGTTCAAGGTCCCGCCGAAGATCTACTTCGAGCCGGGATCCATCCGCTACCTGACCTCGATGCCGGAGGTCCACCGCGTCACCGTGGTCACCGACGCGACCATGACGCGCCTGGGATTCGTGGACCGGATCGAGCGTGTGCTGCGGCGGCGCCGCGAGCCGGTCACCATCCAGGTCATCGACAACGTCGAACCCGAGCCGAGCATCGACTCCGTGCGGCGCGGCGCCCGTCTCATGGGCGACTTCCGCCCCGACACGATCATCGCCCTCGGCGGCGGCTCCCCCATGGACGCGGCCAAGGTCATGTGGCTGCTGTACGAGCAGCAGGCCGAGGGCAAGGACGTCGACTTCGCCGACATGCGGCACAAGTTCTCCGACATCCGCAAGCGGGCCTTCCGCTTCCCCGTCCTCGGCAAGCTCGCCCGTCTGGTGTGCGTACCCACCACCTCCGGCACAGGCGCGGAGGTGACCCCGTTCGCCGTCATCTCCGACCCCGCCACCGGAAAGAAGTATCCGCTGGCCGACTACTCGCTCACGCCCAGCGTGGCCATCGTCGACCCGCTGCTCATCGCCGACCTGCCCCCGGCTCTCGCGGCCGACAGCGGCTTCGACGCCCTCACGCACGCCATCGAGGCGTACGTGTCCGTCTACGCGAACGACTTCACCGACGGACCCGCCCTGCACGCCATCCGGCTCATCTTCGACAACCTGGAAGCCGCGGTGAACGACCGCGCGGGCAGCATCGAGGCGCAGGAGAAGATCCACAACGCCGGCACCATCGCCGGTATGGCCTTCGGCAACGCCTTCCTGGGCATCGTCCACGCCATGTCGCACACTCTCGGCGCCACCTTCCACATCGCCCACGGACGTACCAACGCGGTGCTCCTGCCGCACGTCATCCGCTACAACGGGACCGTGCCGGGCAAGCTCACCGGCTGGCCGAAGTACGAGAACTACCGTGCCCCCGAACGGTTCCAGGACATCGCCCGCACCCTGGGGCTGCCCGCCGCCACACCCGCCGGGAGCGTCGAGTCCCTCGCCTGCGCGGTGGAACGGCTGCGGACCGCGGTCGGCATCGAGCCGTCCTTCCAGGCCCTCGGCGTCGACGAGCGCGGCTTCCTCGACTCCCTGCCCCGACAGGCTCTCAACGCCTACGAGGACCAGTGCGCGCCGGCCAACCCGCGTATGCCGATGCTGGACGACATGCAGCGGCTCATGAAGGCGGCCTACTACGGATCCGTCAGCAGCCCCGGCGAGTAGGACCGGAAGGGCGGCGGCCCGGCCGGCATCCCCAGCGAGGTGAGATCGCACCAGTAGGTGATCGAACCCCTGGGGATGCCGGCCGGGCCGCCGCCTTTCCCTGCCGTTGTGCCGTGACCGGTCGTCGACCTGCCGGTCCGAGGAGAGCGCGTGCTGCCCGATTGCCTCGGAGCCGACGGCTGATCCGGCACCGCAGGCGGAGCGGAAAGGACAGCGCAGGCGGTGTCGAGGCGAACCGGCGCGCGCGAGAGCGGGGTCACTCCTCCTTCGGAGTGACCCCGCTCTCGTGGCGCACGGACCGGCCGACAGGGCGCCCTTGTGCGGTCGGTGTGCGCGGTCCCCGTGCTCAGCTGATCCGCCCCGGTGGCGGCGGGCAGCACACACGACCGGGGCACCGCCGCTGTTCTGCGGCGGTGCCCCGGTCCGGTGGGTGCGCAGGTCAGAGCAGCCAGCGGTTGCGGCTGACGAACGGCATCCGGGCCCAGGCCTTGCCCAGTCCCCAGGTGGCACCGGCTCCCGCGACCGCCAGGGCGATCAGGACGACGGCGTAGATGAGGTGGTAGTCGACGAACGGGTTGGGCGACATGCTCAGCGACCCGTCGGACAGGTGCTTGGCCGGCGGCCACTCGGCAATCCACATCAGGGCCATCATCGCGGTGCCGGCCACGGCGGCCAGCCGCAGCGCGATACCGCTGACGAGCGCGAGGCCGATGCCCAGCAGGCCGAGCATGAACAGCCAGTCGGCCCAGGTGGCCCCGGCCCAGTCGTGGAACGTGGACTCCATCGGTCCGGCGGCGACACCGCTGAGGAAACCCTTGGTCGGCGAGCCGCCGTCGATCCAGCCCTTGCCGTCGGCGGTCGCGTAACCGAAGCCGAAGGTCTTGTCCAGGAACGCCCACAGGAAGACGAACCCGGTCAGAACGCGGAGCCCGGCGAAGACGTACGCGCGGGTCGCCGTCGCCGCCGCGGTTGTCGTGTCGGCGGACTCCGTTGCCGCCGTCCCGGTCCTGCGCAGGGACGGGAAGTGGAATCCCGAGTGCCGTTGCGGGTGATTGTGGACTGCCATGATGCTCATCCCTTCCAAGGGGTGACGCGCGGGGTGTCGACAGCTCTCCTTGCGCCTCCAATGTCCCGCTCCGGCGGAAGAACCCGGAGGGGCTGCAGGGCCCGGAGAACCGGGCCGAACGTCCCGTCTCCGCCGGTCCGTTCAGCCGTCCCGGGTCTGCTCGGCGCCCTCGGGGAGACCGATCCGGGGTCACGGAGCCGGTCAGGGTGGCGCAGCCGGGCGTCATCCGTCGACTGCCTCACGGGAGCGGCCCGGCGGGGCCCGGTGCACGGTCGTCGACGTGACGGCGGACGGCGGGCCCGGGCCGACGTCGAAGATCCCCTTGCGCCTGACCACGATGGTGCCGGCGCGGGAAGCGCCGGAAAGGGGTCTGCGAACGAGGCCGTCCGTCCTCCGGCCTTGGGGCCGACGGATCGGAGGGCCCCAAGGCCAGGGGCCAGGGGAGGCAGTTCAGCCGATGGACAGATCAGGGCGGACGAGTGTCCCCGACCGCCCGTGGACGATCTCGTACGCCGCGTCGAGGGCGCCGATCGCGGCCAGGCCGCCGGTGCGTTCGACGAACCGGGCGGCGGCCTCGGCCTTGGGCCCCATCGAGTCGTCGGGGAAACCGCCACGGCGCAGGTCCCGCGGGGTGGCGTCCAGGATGGGCTGCTGATGCCGGGTGCCGTAGCCGCCGTAGATGTTCGGCACGTCGGTGAGGATGAGCAGGAAGTCGGCCTTGAGGCTTTCGGCGAGCAGGGCCGCGGTGAGGTCCTTGTCGACGACCGCGTCCACTCCGCGCAGGGCGCCCGTGTCGTTGTCGGCGGTGACGGGGACACCTCCGCCGCCGGCGCAGATGACCAGCACGCCGCAGGTGAGCAGGTCATGGATCGCCTCGGTCTCCACGATGCCCTCAGGTGAGGGGGAGGCGACGACCTGGCGCCACCCGGTGGCGTCCTCGGTGATGTGCCAGCCGCGCCTTCGCGCGAGGGAACGGGCCACGTCCCTGGGGTACACGGGGCCGACACGCTTCGTGGGCCGTGCGAAGGCCGGATCGTCGGGCCGCACCAGGGTGTGGGTGACGAGGGCGACGATCTTGCGGCCGGGCAGCGCGTCGTGCAGGGCCCGGGCCAGCAGCGAGCCGATCAGCCCCTCGGTCTGGGCACCGAGCAGGTCCAGCGGACGGGGTGCGGTCAGGACCGGGTCGGCCGCGGTCTCCATGGCGAGCAGGCCGAGCTGCGGCCCGTTGCCATGGGTGATGACGATCTCGTGTTCGAGCGCGAGGGCAGCGACGGCGGCGGCCACCCGGTCGTTGTCCAACTGCTGCCCGGCCGTGTCGGGGCGACCGCCCCGGCGCAGCCAGGCGTTGCCGCCGAGGGCGATGACGATGCGCACGGTTCAGTCCTCCAGGGTGCCGGCCGGAACGGCTTGGTGGTGTGCAAACGCTCCCCCGCCCGGTCGGGAACGGTGCAGGCGGGCGGGGGGAAGGTCCGAGCCGGGTCAGGCGTGCGGTACGACGGCGACGGGGCAGCCGACATGATGGAGTGCCGCGTGCGTGACGGGCCCGATGTGCGTTCCGAAGTGGCCGTCCCGGGTGCGGCGCCCCACCACGACGAGGGCGGCCCCGGACGAGGCGCGCACCAGCGTGGATGCCGCCCGTCCTTCGGAGACGGTCTCGGTCACGGGGACCCCTGGATACTTCTCGGCCCACGGACGCAGCGTCGCGACGACGGCGCGTTCCTGGGCGGCGAGCAGTTCCGGCCCGATGTCCGTGATCGCACGGACATCGGCGCCGTCGGCCGACGGAACGCTGAAGGCGTGGATCACGCGCAGGGCGGAGCCGTAGCGGTGGGCGGCCTCGAAGGCGAACTCGATCAGTTCGTCGCAGGGGTGCCGGACGTCCAGCCCGAGGACGACATTGCGGTACGGGATCTCGGGGATCTCGTCCGGCGAGACGCCGTCCGGGGCCGGAAGGTGTTCATCGGCCGCGGACTCACCCGCGCGGACGAGCACCACGGGGCGCGGGGACCTGGCGACGACCCGCTGGGACACGGAGCCGACGAGGAAACCCGCGACCCCGCTGAGCCCGCGGGAACCGAGCACCAGCAGCTCCGACTGTTCGGCCACCGTGAGCAGGGCGGCGACTGTGGAGCCGGACACGAGCTGGTCGACGATCCGCAGCCCTGGATGCGCGGCGCGGACACTCATGACCGTCTGGTCCAGGGTCCGCTCGGCCCAGTCGCCCTCACTCGCGTCCGCCGGTACGGACGCGGACGGGCGGGGGTGCCACGTCCAGGCGTGCACCAGCCTCAACGAGGCTCCGCGACGCAGGGCTTCCCTGGCCGCCCAGTGCGCGGCCGCGAGACTCTCGGTGGAACCGTCAACTCCTGCGGTGACCTGCCGAATCATGCCGCCTGCCTCCTCCGTCCGAGCCTGCTTGCTCTTCCGGTCCGAGCGTTGTGCAGAACCGGCCCTGTACGCAGGGGCCGTACAGGCCCTTCATGGGCCCTTTCGGCCCCACTCCCCTGTCCGCGGGGCTCACCACGCGGGCCGGCATCCGCTCAGCGACCGACCAGGGTCCGAACGGGCTCGTGGGGCGCCTCGGTCGTCCGTCGGGTCGTCCGTGCGACTGTCTGCCGACGACGGGCGTGGCGCCGCTGTGCCCGTACCGCCAGCGCGTCGAGCGCGGCGCTGAGCAAGAAGGTGACCGTCATGGAGGTCACCAGGAGGACGGCGAACAGCCTCCAGAACTCCGGGGTCAGTGACGTACCCACGATGAACACCTCTTTCCGACGGGTTGTCTTCCGATTCCATCGAACCGCGGGGCCCGTTCCGGCACAGGGGGCCCAAGGGCTCTCACGGGGTGCCGGGCGGCCCCCGGCCGATGGGACCCGACGGCCCATGGTCCGCGAGGGGCCACGGGACCACGCTGGACCCGCCAGGTTCGTACGCCCCGATCGGAGGCACGTCGTGAACGCTCCCGCCACGGCCGGCATGCTGCGGGCGCTGCCCGCCGAGCACCGGCACCGGCTGATGCGCTTCGCCCGGGAGGTCTCGTTCTCCCAGGGCGCCCGTCTCTTCGAGGAAGGCGGCAGGGCAGACCGGTTCTGGATCATCCGTACCGGCACCGTCGACCTGGACATGCAAGTGCCCGGCCGCCGCACGGCCGTCATCGAGACCCTCGGGCGCGACGAACTCATCGGCTGGTCCTGGCTGTTCGTCCCGCACGCCTGGCACCTGGGTGCCGAGGCGACCAGCCCGGTACACGCATACGAGTTCGACGCCACCACGATCCGGTCGATGTGCAAGGACGACCCCGCGCTCGGTCGGTGCGTCACCCAATGGGTGGGTGACATTCTCGCCCACCGCCTGCGCTCGGCCCGGACCCGGCTGCTGGACCTGTCCGCCCCCTGAGGCAGCGGCAGCCTCCAGTCACCGCGTCACCGCGTCACCGCGTCACCAGAACCGAATCCCCCCGGGGCGGGACGACGCAGCCGGGCCCTTCGGAACCCGATAGGGCCGTACGGCCCATCCAGCCGCCGCGCCCACGGACGTCACGCTGGGATCCGCTCACGACAAGCCCCGCCGCCCCGTCGGCGTAGGGCGGGGAGGAGTTCCCGATGCGCTCTGCGGTTCTCGCTGTACCGACCATGGAGGACCTGGTCTCCGCGGCCGTAGCCGCCCCGTCGATCCACAACACACAGCCCTGGCGGTTCCGAGTGGCTCCGGACGCCGTCACGCTGGAGATCCGTGCCGCGGCGGAGCGCGGGCTGCGCCACATCGACCCGACCGGGCGCGCCCTGCACCTCTCCGTGGGCTGCGCGGTGCTCAACCTCCGGGTGGCGGCTGCCCACTTCGGGCGGGAGCCGGTGACCAGGCTGCTGCCCAGGCCCGACGAGCCGGATCTGCTCGCGACCGTGCGGCTCGGCGGCCCCGCCGCCGCCTCCTCCACACCGCACCTGTACGACGCGTTGTGGCGCAGGCACAGCAGCCGCTTCCCGTACTCGGATCGGCCGCTGCCCACGACCGTCCTGACCGAGCTCGCCGAGGCCGCCCACGCCGAAGGCGCCCTGTTGAGTCGTCCGGGGCCGGCCGGGACCGACGGCCTGCTGCAGCTCACCCGGGAGGCCGAGCATCGCACCACGGCCGACCCCGACCGGGCCGCGGAGAGCCGCCGCTGGGTGCACGAGCCCAACGACGCGGCCCTCGGCATGCCGCCGGGGACGCTGGGCCCGCAGGACTTCCGGGACCGGATCCCCATGCGGGACTTCGGAGCCCACCGGCACCCGGCCGTGCTGACCGCCCGCCCCTTCGAGACCCGGCCGATCCTGGTGGTGCTCTCCACGGGGCACGACCGGCGGGCCGACTGGCTGCGGGCCGGCCAGGCACTCGAACGCGTCCTGCTCACGGCCACCGCGCACGGCGTACGGGCGTCCCTGCTGCACCAGGCGCTGGAGTGGCCCGACCTGCGCGACCGGCTCGGAACCGCTCACGGCGACCGGCGCGCGCACGCCCAGATGGTGCTCCGCCTCGGATACGGGCCGGAGGGACCGCCTTCCCCCCGCAGGACAGCGGAAACAGCGGAACAGGGACGGGCCGGGTAACCGCTCCCAACCAACCCAGGAGCGCGCACCGGCACACACCGTAATCCGGGCCGCGAAGCCGCCGGGCCTGCCCGGGCCACCGTCCGACGACCCCGGCAGGTCTGTGCGCTCCGCGTGGCGGCTGCCGCCGGTCAGGCCTGGTCACGGTGCGGGAGCGGGTACGTGCGGAGGGCGCCCGCCCGGCCGTCTTGTTCGAGGGGCGGTACTCGGGCAGGCACGGGCGGCACCGGCGAACGGCCCGCGGAACATCCCGACCCGCGGGCCGCCCGGATCGTGCCGGCGCTCCTTGGGGGCGTCCTGTCAGTCGTGCGCGACGACGGCGACCGGTGCTGCGGCGTGGTGCAGGACGGCGTGCGTGACGGGGCCGATGTGCGCGCCGAACGCACTGCGGCGGATCCGTCGGCCGACGACAACCAAGGACGCCTCCCGGGAGGCATCGACCAGGTGGACGGCGGGATTGCCGGCCCGGGACTCCTCGACGACCGTGACGGCCGGGTACTTCTCCTTCCAGCGGTGCAGCACCTCGGCCACCGCCACGGCTTCCTGCTTCGCCAGCAGGGCGTTGAGCTCGGGGTCGGCGGGCAGACCGTACGCGAAGTACGGCGGCAGGTCCCAGGCATGGACGATCCGCAGGGGTGCTACCCGACGGGCGGCCGCCTCGAAGGCGAAGGTCATCACCGCTTCGTCGGGGCTGTCGGTGTCGAGCCCGAGGACAACGGGCCCGAACGGGGTCCCGGCGAACGGGATCACGGACGGATCCGCCGCCTGCCCGTCCGCGACCCGTTCACCCGCACGGACCAGGACCACCGGCTGCTCGGCGTGCGCCACGACGGCCTGGCCCACGGAGCCGACGAGGAATCCGCCGACGCCGCCGAGCCCCCGGGAGCCGAGGACCAGCAGTACGGCGTCCTTCGCCGCCTCCGTCAGCACGTCCGCAGGCCGGCCGGGGACCTGATCCACGGTCACGTCCAACCCGGGATGCCGCGACCGAAGCTCCTCGGCCGCCCCACGCGGGATGTCCCACCGGTCTTCGGCCGGGGGTGCGCCGAGGAGCGGTGCCAGGGTCATGGGGGCGGGGACCGTCTCCCGGACGTGGACCAGCCTGAGCGGCAGGAAACGCCGCTTCGCCTCACGGGCCGCCCACTCGGCGGCGGCGCGGCTCTCGGCCGAGCCGTCGAGACCTACGACAACACTGCGGACCATGGTTTCTGCCTCCTCGACGGGGATGTGAACCCAGCGTTGTGGTCCCGAGACCTGTGGTGCAGGGGCCGCAGGTCCCCTGCCGGGACCAGTGGGCCCTGCGTGGCCGGGGCGGTGGGTGTGGCCGGGCGGGCGGACGGCGTCCTGTGGTCGGCGCGTGGTCGTAGTCGGCCTCGTAGGCCGGAGGGTCGGGTGATGTCCCTGCGCCGGGCGCCGCTCGGCCGGTGCCCCGGCCCCGCGCCCCACGGTCGGGGCCGCCACGCCGGCGGATCCGGCCCCGTGCGTTGCCTCCGGACCATCAGGGCCGTACGCCACCGGGCAGCGGGCCACTCGGCCCTGCCGTCGCGGTGGCCCCGGCTGACACCGTGGCACCGGGCCGCACAGGGCCCCGTCCGACCCAAGGAGGTCCTCGGCATGCCCCGTACCGTGACTGTTGGACTTGACGGCTCGCCCGAAAGCCTGGCCGCGGCCGAGTGGGCCGCGCGCGAAGCGGAACTGCGGGGCCTGGCTCTGCACCTGGTGCACGCGTGGGACCGGCAGCCGCACGCCGAGCCGGTGCCCGACGAGGAGGCGCACCGGCAGTGGGGCGACCGGATCCTGCGGGAGGCGACCGAACGGCTGCACGACCGTCACCCGGCTCTGGAGATCACGTCGGAGCAGGTCCGGCAGCCGCCCGTGACCACACTGCTGGCGGCGTCCGGCGACGCCGACCCGCTGGTCATCGGCTCCCGGGGCCTGAGCGGCGTCACCGGCTTCCTCGTCGGCTCGGCCGGGCTCGGCATCGTGGCGCAGACCGAGCGACCCGTGGTCCTCGTACGCTCCGGGGCGCGCGCCGAGGACGAGCACCAGCCGGACGCCGACGGCCGTCCCTCGGCTGCCACGCCCTTCCGGGACGTCGTGCTGGGGCTCGACCACGAGTACCCCGACGACGGGGTCATCGCGTTCGCGTTCGAGGCCGCGGCCCGTCGGGCGGCGAGACTGCGCGTGGTGCACGGCTGGAGCCTGCCGTCCTACTTCGCCGACGGTCCCGGCGCGGATCAGGGACTGACCGGGGAGCTGGACCGCAAGGAGGAGAGCACCGTCGAGGCGGTCCTGGCGCCGTGGCGCGAGAAGTTTCCCGGGGTCGAGGTCGTCGGGCAGACCGCGGTCGGGAGCGCGGCCGGCCACCTGGTGGACGCCTCGGCCGACGCGTCACTGGTCGTCGTCGGCCGACGCATCCGCCACGCCCCGGTCGGCGCTCGTATCGGGCCCGTCACCCATGCCGTACTGCACCACGCGACGGCGCCGGTCGCGGTCGTCCCGCATCACTGACGCCGCAGCCGCTCTGCGCCGTCCGCCGGCTCGCGTCGGCACGCTGTACGGCACGGCCCGCCCACTGACGCTGTCCGACATCCGCCGGCCTGCGCACCGGCGCTTCCGGGACCGCCGCGCCCGACCCGATGCCGTCGACCGGCGGTTCATGGAACGACGGGCGCACCGGTCCGGTCGGCCCTGCCGTGTACCGGGCGAGGGTGTGCTCTCCGGCCTACGGGCGGCGCGTTACCCCGCGCAGGACGTCACGGCCGGCGCCGGGGCACGGGGTGGCCTCCGCGTGCCCGATTCACCCGAACTCCAGCACATCCCTGACGGGGCGGCGGGGCGTGGCGGGGCCCCGTGGGCCGTATCCGAGGCGCAGCACCATCTGCACGTGGCCCGTGCCCGCCACCGGGTCGCGGACCAGCGACCGCAGATCGGAGGTCTCCAACGGATGCGAGGTCAGCGAGGTGGCCAGGTCGGCCGCGGTGGCCTCCAGCAGGACGCGCTCCAGCGCCTGACCGGCACGCAGCCAGTCGGCGGGCGTGTCGCCCGGGGTACTGAGCAGCCCCAGGTGCGGGGTGTGCTCGAAGGTGGTGGCGCCGCGGTCGGCCACCGGCCGGCGTCCGGCGAAGTCCCGTTGTGGAGCCTTCCCGTCGCTGCGGCGCGGTCCGAAGGCGTATTCGGGGACGCCGTCCACGGCGATGTCCGCCTCCGTGCCGA
The DNA window shown above is from Streptomyces sp. NBC_01451 and carries:
- the adhE gene encoding bifunctional acetaldehyde-CoA/alcohol dehydrogenase; translated protein: MTRQDTRTRAAAPAGAPSETAVAVDRLVTNGLKALSDYEALTQEQVDHIVKKASVAALDQHTALALLAVEETGRGLFEDKAAKNMFACEHVTHSMGPMKTVGVIARDDIDDMVEIAEPVGVVCAVTPVTNPTSTTIFKALMALKTRNPVVFAFHPSAQRCSAEAARIVRDAAVAAGAPKHCVQWIRTPSIEATGALMHHPGVSLILATGGNAMVKAAYSAGKPALGVGAGNVPAYVHRSAKLRRAVNDLVLSKSFDNGMICASEQAVILDSEIYEAALAEFRTLHAHLATAEEKEKLEAFLFPVGKATAGDGGCEPKVNAAAVGQSPSWIAEKAGFSVPEDTSIILVEAERVGPDEPLTREKLCPVLAVLRAESEQRGFDLAADMVAFHGQGHTAVIHTQDKALAEAYGTRMKTVRVIVNAPSSQGAIGGIYNGLLPSLTLGCGSWGSTSVSNNVSAAQLLNIKRVTTRHNNLQWFKVPPKIYFEPGSIRYLTSMPEVHRVTVVTDATMTRLGFVDRIERVLRRRREPVTIQVIDNVEPEPSIDSVRRGARLMGDFRPDTIIALGGGSPMDAAKVMWLLYEQQAEGKDVDFADMRHKFSDIRKRAFRFPVLGKLARLVCVPTTSGTGAEVTPFAVISDPATGKKYPLADYSLTPSVAIVDPLLIADLPPALAADSGFDALTHAIEAYVSVYANDFTDGPALHAIRLIFDNLEAAVNDRAGSIEAQEKIHNAGTIAGMAFGNAFLGIVHAMSHTLGATFHIAHGRTNAVLLPHVIRYNGTVPGKLTGWPKYENYRAPERFQDIARTLGLPAATPAGSVESLACAVERLRTAVGIEPSFQALGVDERGFLDSLPRQALNAYEDQCAPANPRMPMLDDMQRLMKAAYYGSVSSPGE
- a CDS encoding carbamate kinase; its protein translation is MRIVIALGGNAWLRRGGRPDTAGQQLDNDRVAAAVAALALEHEIVITHGNGPQLGLLAMETAADPVLTAPRPLDLLGAQTEGLIGSLLARALHDALPGRKIVALVTHTLVRPDDPAFARPTKRVGPVYPRDVARSLARRRGWHITEDATGWRQVVASPSPEGIVETEAIHDLLTCGVLVICAGGGGVPVTADNDTGALRGVDAVVDKDLTAALLAESLKADFLLILTDVPNIYGGYGTRHQQPILDATPRDLRRGGFPDDSMGPKAEAAARFVERTGGLAAIGALDAAYEIVHGRSGTLVRPDLSIG
- a CDS encoding universal stress protein, with translation MIRQVTAGVDGSTESLAAAHWAAREALRRGASLRLVHAWTWHPRPSASVPADASEGDWAERTLDQTVMSVRAAHPGLRIVDQLVSGSTVAALLTVAEQSELLVLGSRGLSGVAGFLVGSVSQRVVARSPRPVVLVRAGESAADEHLPAPDGVSPDEIPEIPYRNVVLGLDVRHPCDELIEFAFEAAHRYGSALRVIHAFSVPSADGADVRAITDIGPELLAAQERAVVATLRPWAEKYPGVPVTETVSEGRAASTLVRASSGAALVVVGRRTRDGHFGTHIGPVTHAALHHVGCPVAVVPHA
- a CDS encoding cyclic nucleotide-binding domain-containing protein, whose amino-acid sequence is MNAPATAGMLRALPAEHRHRLMRFAREVSFSQGARLFEEGGRADRFWIIRTGTVDLDMQVPGRRTAVIETLGRDELIGWSWLFVPHAWHLGAEATSPVHAYEFDATTIRSMCKDDPALGRCVTQWVGDILAHRLRSARTRLLDLSAP
- a CDS encoding Acg family FMN-binding oxidoreductase: MRSAVLAVPTMEDLVSAAVAAPSIHNTQPWRFRVAPDAVTLEIRAAAERGLRHIDPTGRALHLSVGCAVLNLRVAAAHFGREPVTRLLPRPDEPDLLATVRLGGPAAASSTPHLYDALWRRHSSRFPYSDRPLPTTVLTELAEAAHAEGALLSRPGPAGTDGLLQLTREAEHRTTADPDRAAESRRWVHEPNDAALGMPPGTLGPQDFRDRIPMRDFGAHRHPAVLTARPFETRPILVVLSTGHDRRADWLRAGQALERVLLTATAHGVRASLLHQALEWPDLRDRLGTAHGDRRAHAQMVLRLGYGPEGPPSPRRTAETAEQGRAG
- a CDS encoding universal stress protein — its product is MVRSVVVGLDGSAESRAAAEWAAREAKRRFLPLRLVHVRETVPAPMTLAPLLGAPPAEDRWDIPRGAAEELRSRHPGLDVTVDQVPGRPADVLTEAAKDAVLLVLGSRGLGGVGGFLVGSVGQAVVAHAEQPVVLVRAGERVADGQAADPSVIPFAGTPFGPVVLGLDTDSPDEAVMTFAFEAAARRVAPLRIVHAWDLPPYFAYGLPADPELNALLAKQEAVAVAEVLHRWKEKYPAVTVVEESRAGNPAVHLVDASREASLVVVGRRIRRSAFGAHIGPVTHAVLHHAAAPVAVVAHD
- a CDS encoding universal stress protein, whose translation is MPRTVTVGLDGSPESLAAAEWAAREAELRGLALHLVHAWDRQPHAEPVPDEEAHRQWGDRILREATERLHDRHPALEITSEQVRQPPVTTLLAASGDADPLVIGSRGLSGVTGFLVGSAGLGIVAQTERPVVLVRSGARAEDEHQPDADGRPSAATPFRDVVLGLDHEYPDDGVIAFAFEAAARRAARLRVVHGWSLPSYFADGPGADQGLTGELDRKEESTVEAVLAPWREKFPGVEVVGQTAVGSAAGHLVDASADASLVVVGRRIRHAPVGARIGPVTHAVLHHATAPVAVVPHH